A region of Pseudarthrobacter sp. NIBRBAC000502770 DNA encodes the following proteins:
- a CDS encoding NADPH-dependent F420 reductase: protein MNIAVLGTGIVGRTIAARLAELGHNVTIGTRDPEATLARTAPDAMGTPPFAGWAAENPGIAVAGFADAAVGAELIVNATNGNASLDVLAAAGAGNLDGKVILDIANPLDFSKGMPPTLFVKDTDSLGEQIQRTFPASRVVKSLNTLNADLMARPTLLADPGTVFVSGNDADAKNTVTGLLKDFGHDDVIDLGDISTARGTEMLLPVWLRLWGALGTPAFNFKIVR from the coding sequence ATGAACATCGCCGTCCTCGGCACCGGCATCGTCGGCCGGACCATCGCAGCCCGCCTGGCAGAGCTGGGCCACAATGTCACCATCGGCACCCGCGATCCGGAGGCCACCCTCGCGCGCACGGCCCCGGACGCCATGGGAACTCCCCCGTTCGCCGGCTGGGCCGCCGAAAACCCGGGCATCGCCGTCGCCGGTTTCGCCGACGCTGCGGTCGGCGCCGAACTCATCGTCAACGCAACCAACGGCAATGCGTCCCTGGACGTCCTGGCAGCGGCAGGCGCCGGGAACCTTGACGGCAAGGTAATCCTGGACATCGCCAACCCGCTCGATTTCAGCAAGGGCATGCCGCCCACCCTGTTCGTCAAGGACACCGACTCCCTCGGCGAACAGATCCAGCGCACCTTCCCTGCCTCGCGGGTGGTGAAGTCCCTCAATACGCTCAACGCCGACCTCATGGCGCGCCCCACGCTCCTGGCCGACCCCGGCACGGTCTTCGTCTCCGGCAACGACGCGGACGCCAAGAACACCGTCACGGGCCTCCTGAAGGACTTCGGCCATGACGATGTCATCGACCTCGGCGACATCTCCACCGCCCGCGGCACCGAAATGCTCCTGCCCGTTTGGCTGCGCCTCTGGGGCGCGCTGGGCACCCCGGCGTTCAACTTCAAGATCGTCCGGTAA
- a CDS encoding response regulator, whose product MRTVLIVDDEPQLLRALQVNLQAEGYRVLTALDGAAALRHAEGGHPDVMVLDLGLPDINGVDVITRVRRTSSMPIIVLSARHGSVDKVRALDAGADDYVTKPFGLDELLARLRVAGRRSSAPEVAEDPPAVDVGDFEVDLANRKVTREGEPVRLTPREWAILELLVRNPGRLITQQQMLARIWGPGYDNETHYLRVYMGQLRRKLEKDPARPRHLLTEAGMGYRFEP is encoded by the coding sequence ATGAGGACAGTCCTGATCGTTGACGATGAACCGCAGCTGCTGCGCGCCCTGCAGGTGAACCTGCAGGCGGAGGGGTACCGGGTGCTTACGGCCCTGGACGGGGCGGCCGCGCTCAGGCATGCGGAAGGCGGGCACCCGGATGTCATGGTGCTGGACCTGGGCCTGCCGGACATCAACGGCGTGGACGTGATCACCCGCGTCCGCCGCACCAGCAGCATGCCCATCATCGTGCTCTCCGCCCGGCACGGGTCCGTGGACAAGGTCAGGGCCCTGGACGCCGGCGCCGACGACTACGTGACCAAGCCGTTCGGGCTGGACGAGCTCCTGGCAAGGCTGCGCGTCGCCGGCCGCCGGAGCAGCGCGCCCGAGGTTGCCGAGGACCCGCCCGCCGTCGACGTGGGGGACTTCGAGGTGGACCTGGCCAACCGGAAGGTGACCCGGGAAGGGGAACCGGTCCGGCTCACCCCGCGCGAGTGGGCCATCCTGGAACTGCTGGTGCGGAACCCGGGCCGGCTGATCACCCAGCAGCAGATGCTGGCCAGGATCTGGGGCCCGGGCTACGACAACGAAACCCACTACCTGCGCGTTTACATGGGCCAGCTGCGCCGCAAGCTGGAAAAGGACCCGGCCCGGCCCCGGCACCTGCTCACCGAGGCCGGGATGGGCTACCGCTTCGAGCCATAA
- a CDS encoding DUF4118 domain-containing protein: MSRGTLRIFLGAAPGAGTTYAALREAHRLLAGGRDVVVGIAADHGREETRQLAEGLDAVAPRLSGGTTGAGVPALDVDAVLERKPDVAVVDEYAHVNAPGSRNQQRWQDIEELLVAGIDVLSTLCVQQLGSLRDVVAAIIDDPPDATVPDGIVRRADHIELVDIPPALLRQRVADGRIFPADRIDAALANEYRPGTLLALRGMALIWLADRVEEGLAAYRESQGITAAWPTRERVVVGLAGSPGDEVLIRRAARILSRVNGSELLAVHVRGTTARREASEQTVEAQRQLITDLGGTFHTVSGDDPAQSLLEFARSANATQIVLGAAPGSFWSRVLGRGVASRVVRESGDIDVHLVSHPPAARGLPRHTPAALSRTRTTVGYILAVLLPVLASTLLSFSRDLNLATHALVHLTGVMAVAFIGGLWPAVFAAVLASLLLNYFETDPVGTFNISDPQNVFALLVFLGAAVAVSLVVGLSERRAREAVRARAEATTLADLARDALLADDTVAGFLDKARETFQVRAAGLFTRTGDRQDTWELQAFSGDAPPPSPEAATALTDNVELADPRTALVLSGRTLTAGDRLLLAAHGAHLLLLRQHHALQRTLKSTTKLAEGNSVRTAILSAVSHDLRTPLAGIKLAVTALRRQNSRLPAEVQEEMLATIDSYTERLDALISNLLDMSRISSGSAAPHTAPVTWRDAIEDALRGIPTERIRIDLAPNMPAVDADLGMLERVIANIVENALKYAPGSDVVIVGVSGAANAADDGGTPFGELRIVDHGQGVPAAAVVEMFRPFQRLDDAPEGLGIGLGLAVAKGFTEAMGGQLVPEPTPGGGLTMVVRLPLSTGPYSPNIRREAGTATV; encoded by the coding sequence ATGTCACGCGGAACCCTTCGGATCTTTCTGGGCGCGGCGCCCGGCGCGGGCACCACATACGCCGCGCTGCGGGAAGCGCACCGGCTGCTGGCCGGGGGCAGGGACGTCGTGGTCGGCATCGCAGCGGACCACGGCCGGGAGGAGACGCGGCAGCTCGCAGAAGGGCTCGACGCCGTTGCGCCGCGCCTTTCGGGCGGTACGACGGGAGCAGGGGTGCCGGCCCTGGACGTGGACGCCGTGCTGGAACGGAAGCCGGATGTGGCCGTAGTGGACGAGTACGCACACGTCAACGCCCCAGGCAGCAGGAACCAGCAGAGATGGCAGGATATCGAGGAGCTGCTGGTGGCGGGCATCGACGTGCTGTCCACCCTTTGCGTGCAGCAGCTGGGGTCCCTCAGGGACGTGGTTGCCGCGATCATCGACGATCCGCCGGACGCAACGGTGCCGGATGGGATTGTGCGGCGGGCGGACCACATTGAGCTTGTGGACATCCCACCTGCGCTCCTGCGCCAGAGGGTGGCGGACGGCAGGATCTTCCCGGCGGACAGGATCGATGCCGCCCTGGCCAACGAGTACCGGCCCGGCACCCTGCTGGCCCTGCGCGGAATGGCCCTGATCTGGCTCGCGGACCGGGTGGAGGAAGGCCTGGCGGCGTACCGGGAAAGCCAGGGCATCACCGCCGCGTGGCCCACCCGCGAACGGGTGGTGGTAGGGCTTGCCGGCTCCCCCGGGGACGAGGTGCTCATTCGGCGGGCAGCCCGGATCCTGTCCCGCGTCAACGGCAGCGAACTCCTGGCCGTCCACGTGCGAGGCACCACCGCACGGCGGGAGGCGTCGGAACAAACCGTGGAGGCGCAGCGGCAGCTCATCACTGACCTCGGCGGCACCTTCCACACGGTGTCCGGGGATGACCCGGCGCAGTCTCTGCTGGAATTCGCCCGGAGCGCCAACGCAACCCAGATTGTCCTCGGGGCAGCACCGGGAAGCTTCTGGAGCCGCGTCCTGGGCAGGGGCGTGGCGTCAAGGGTGGTGCGGGAATCCGGCGACATCGACGTGCATCTGGTCTCCCATCCGCCCGCGGCCCGCGGACTCCCGCGGCATACCCCCGCAGCCCTCAGCCGCACGCGCACCACGGTTGGCTATATCCTCGCGGTGCTCCTCCCCGTGCTGGCCTCCACCCTCCTGTCCTTCAGCCGCGACCTGAACCTCGCCACCCACGCCCTGGTGCACCTGACCGGGGTGATGGCGGTGGCGTTCATCGGCGGGCTGTGGCCGGCCGTGTTCGCAGCCGTCCTGGCGTCGCTGCTGCTGAACTACTTCGAAACGGACCCGGTGGGCACGTTCAACATCAGTGACCCGCAGAACGTCTTTGCCCTGCTGGTCTTCCTCGGGGCCGCGGTGGCCGTGTCCCTGGTGGTGGGCCTGTCTGAACGCCGGGCGCGGGAAGCTGTCCGCGCCCGTGCCGAGGCCACCACCCTCGCCGACCTCGCCAGGGATGCACTCCTTGCGGACGATACCGTTGCCGGTTTCCTGGACAAGGCCCGCGAAACCTTCCAGGTCCGGGCCGCGGGCCTCTTCACCCGTACCGGGGACAGGCAGGACACGTGGGAACTGCAGGCGTTTTCCGGGGACGCGCCGCCACCGTCCCCGGAGGCGGCAACCGCGCTCACTGACAACGTGGAACTGGCCGATCCCCGGACCGCCCTGGTCCTGTCCGGCCGCACCCTGACGGCAGGGGACCGGCTCCTGCTGGCCGCCCACGGAGCCCACCTCCTGCTGCTCCGGCAACACCACGCCCTGCAGCGCACCCTGAAAAGCACCACGAAACTGGCGGAGGGCAACAGCGTCCGCACCGCAATCCTGAGCGCGGTCAGCCACGACCTTCGCACGCCGCTGGCAGGGATCAAGCTGGCGGTCACCGCGCTCCGCCGCCAGAACAGCAGGCTCCCGGCGGAGGTGCAAGAGGAGATGCTGGCCACCATTGATTCCTACACCGAGCGCCTGGACGCCCTCATCTCCAATCTCCTGGACATGTCCCGGATCTCCAGCGGATCGGCTGCACCGCACACCGCCCCGGTCACGTGGCGCGATGCCATCGAGGACGCCCTGCGCGGCATCCCCACGGAGCGCATCCGGATCGACCTCGCACCCAACATGCCGGCCGTGGACGCAGACCTGGGCATGCTGGAGCGGGTCATCGCCAACATCGTGGAAAACGCGCTCAAGTACGCGCCCGGCTCGGACGTGGTGATCGTGGGCGTGTCGGGAGCCGCCAACGCAGCGGACGACGGCGGCACGCCGTTTGGCGAGCTGCGCATCGTCGATCACGGGCAGGGTGTGCCCGCTGCCGCGGTAGTGGAGATGTTCCGGCCGTTCCAGCGGCTTGACGATGCGCCGGAAGGTCTGGGCATCGGGCTGGGCCTGGCCGTGGCGAAGGGCTTTACCGAGGCGATGGGCGGCCAGCTGGTGCCCGAGCCGACTCCGGGCGGAGGGCTGACCATGGTGGTCCGGCTGCCGCTGTCCACCGGGCCCTACAGCCCCAACATCCGCCGGGAAGCAGGCACCGCAACAGTATGA
- a CDS encoding ABC transporter permease, translating to MSFFAAPLPTLAAIAILAALTVGILWGSRTPSYLSPALAILRGAAQLAVISLVLGGVISNPLWVGAALLVMFSVASVTATRRLTWSWRRFGLVAGTMAAGILVTVAVVFGTGAIEFSPRYALAVGGIVIGNSMTIATLAGRRFFEAVVEQWDQVEGWLALGATPRQATLVQARQAVHSALIPSTDQTKTTGLVTLPGAFVGAIFGGASPFEAGRFQVVVLASIMAAGSITAVALIRSLGNVKVRPDPL from the coding sequence ATGTCCTTTTTTGCCGCCCCGCTGCCCACCCTGGCGGCCATTGCCATCCTGGCGGCACTCACGGTGGGCATCCTGTGGGGCTCGCGGACGCCGTCGTACCTCTCCCCTGCCCTGGCCATCCTGCGCGGCGCGGCGCAGCTGGCCGTGATCAGCCTGGTGCTGGGCGGCGTGATCAGCAACCCGCTGTGGGTGGGGGCGGCCCTGCTGGTGATGTTCAGCGTGGCGTCCGTGACCGCGACGCGGCGCCTCACCTGGTCCTGGCGGCGCTTTGGGCTGGTGGCCGGAACCATGGCCGCCGGGATCCTGGTGACGGTCGCCGTCGTGTTTGGAACCGGCGCCATTGAGTTCTCGCCCCGGTACGCGCTGGCGGTGGGCGGGATCGTGATTGGCAACTCCATGACCATCGCCACCCTGGCCGGAAGGCGGTTCTTCGAGGCGGTGGTGGAGCAGTGGGACCAGGTGGAGGGGTGGCTCGCGCTGGGTGCCACGCCGCGGCAGGCAACCCTGGTCCAGGCCCGGCAGGCGGTGCACTCGGCGCTGATTCCCTCCACGGACCAGACCAAGACCACCGGCCTGGTGACCCTCCCGGGAGCCTTCGTCGGGGCGATCTTCGGCGGCGCCTCCCCGTTCGAGGCAGGCCGGTTCCAGGTGGTGGTGCTCGCCTCGATCATGGCAGCCGGGTCCATTACCGCCGTGGCCCTGATCCGTTCACTGGGCAACGTCAAGGTCCGCCCCGACCCGCTGTAG
- a CDS encoding YceI family protein, which yields MTLPKDITPGTWTLDMSHSEIGFSVRHAGISKVRGRFTEAQAEARVGESLADSSVHATVSTASFDSGDANRDAHVRGADFFDVEKYPEMTFRGTSIEGDGEDYTLTGDLTIKGVTKPVELEVEFTGVAVDPFGATRAGFSAETEISRKEFGLTWNAALEAGGLLVSDKVKINLEAALVKQA from the coding sequence ATGACCCTTCCCAAGGACATCACGCCGGGAACCTGGACCCTGGACATGTCGCACAGCGAGATCGGCTTCAGCGTCCGCCATGCCGGGATCAGCAAGGTCCGCGGCCGCTTCACTGAAGCCCAGGCCGAGGCACGCGTGGGCGAGTCGCTGGCTGACTCGTCGGTGCACGCCACGGTCTCCACCGCAAGCTTCGACTCCGGTGACGCCAACCGCGACGCACACGTGCGCGGCGCGGACTTCTTCGATGTCGAGAAGTATCCCGAGATGACGTTCCGCGGCACCTCCATCGAAGGGGACGGGGAGGATTACACCCTGACCGGGGACCTGACCATCAAGGGCGTGACCAAGCCTGTGGAGCTGGAGGTCGAATTCACCGGCGTGGCCGTTGACCCGTTCGGGGCCACCCGGGCCGGCTTCTCCGCCGAGACCGAGATCAGCCGCAAGGAATTCGGGCTCACCTGGAACGCGGCGCTGGAAGCCGGCGGCCTGCTGGTCAGCGACAAGGTGAAGATCAACCTCGAAGCGGCCCTGGTCAAGCAGGCCTAA
- a CDS encoding CDP-alcohol phosphatidyltransferase family protein, with product MSGAERAVPDAFGAVSGYVFSALVLTSVSPSGLLLQLAGLCAGAVVTGAAVGSVLRRIPRFSTPADRVTLLRAILVALCAVLAVPQLFTGRRTDLLLPLLGAAAFLLDGLDGVVARRTGTSSAAGARFDSATDAALVLVLSVGAAPVAGPWTLAIGAMYYAFVAAGLLRPQLRAVLPASVSRKAIGAFQPFALLIALLPGVPVLAAGLVPALALGLLAVSFTRDVVQLERLHRAGLREVPAGIS from the coding sequence ATGAGCGGGGCTGAGCGGGCGGTGCCGGACGCCTTCGGGGCCGTTTCGGGGTACGTGTTCTCGGCCCTGGTGCTGACGTCCGTGTCCCCGTCCGGACTGCTCCTCCAACTGGCCGGCCTGTGCGCGGGAGCAGTGGTGACGGGGGCCGCCGTCGGCTCGGTGCTGCGGCGGATTCCACGCTTCTCGACGCCGGCGGACCGGGTGACCCTGCTGCGCGCCATCCTGGTGGCCCTGTGCGCGGTGCTGGCGGTTCCGCAGTTGTTCACGGGCCGCCGCACCGACCTGCTCCTGCCCCTCCTGGGTGCCGCGGCGTTCCTCCTGGACGGGCTGGACGGCGTGGTGGCGCGGCGCACCGGAACCTCCTCGGCCGCCGGAGCGCGGTTCGATTCCGCCACCGACGCCGCCCTGGTGCTGGTGCTGTCCGTCGGAGCCGCTCCCGTGGCCGGCCCGTGGACGCTGGCCATCGGGGCCATGTATTACGCCTTCGTGGCCGCGGGCTTGCTCCGGCCGCAGCTTCGCGCGGTGCTGCCGGCCAGCGTGTCCCGCAAGGCCATCGGGGCGTTCCAGCCGTTTGCGCTGCTCATTGCCCTGCTCCCGGGCGTCCCTGTCCTGGCCGCGGGCCTGGTTCCCGCGCTGGCCCTCGGTTTGCTCGCCGTGTCCTTTACCCGCGACGTGGTCCAGCTGGAGCGCCTGCACCGTGCCGGGCTGCGGGAAGTTCCCGCCGGAATTTCCTAG
- the crcB gene encoding fluoride efflux transporter CrcB has protein sequence MSPLAIILLGLAGGLGAATRFVVDGLVRTKIRTALPVGTIAINVTGSFLLGLLAGAVIVHAAPPELQAIAGTGFLGGYTTFSTASFETVRLVQSRRTGLALLNAVGTAVAAVGAAAGGFALAGLL, from the coding sequence GTGAGCCCCCTGGCCATCATCCTGCTGGGACTCGCGGGCGGCCTCGGAGCCGCCACCCGCTTCGTGGTGGACGGGCTGGTGCGCACCAAAATCAGGACCGCGCTGCCGGTTGGCACTATCGCCATCAACGTCACGGGATCGTTCCTGCTGGGCCTCCTCGCCGGCGCCGTGATCGTGCACGCGGCCCCACCCGAGCTGCAGGCCATCGCCGGCACGGGGTTCCTGGGCGGCTACACCACCTTCAGCACGGCCAGCTTCGAAACAGTCCGCCTGGTCCAGTCCCGCCGCACCGGGCTGGCACTCCTCAACGCCGTGGGCACCGCGGTGGCCGCGGTGGGCGCCGCGGCCGGCGGCTTCGCCCTCGCGGGCCTGCTCTGA
- a CDS encoding CrcB family protein — protein MEQPVPRTEAQDAADLGTLGGARVHRPVHLHPGFVLVVIIGGIFGALARYGVSGVLPAPGGWPLPTLAINLAGAFLLGALLEALVRRGPDAGRLRLVRLLVGTGFMGAFTTYSTLAVEATTLVNTGRSADAVLYVGASVVAGAVATVAGIRLAAAQHGRTTRRPGPAAAKEGRR, from the coding sequence ATGGAGCAGCCCGTCCCCAGGACCGAAGCGCAGGACGCAGCAGACCTGGGAACCCTGGGCGGGGCGCGCGTCCACCGGCCGGTCCACCTGCACCCCGGGTTTGTCCTGGTGGTCATCATCGGCGGAATCTTCGGCGCGCTGGCCCGCTACGGGGTAAGCGGCGTCCTGCCCGCACCGGGCGGCTGGCCGCTTCCCACCCTGGCCATCAACCTGGCCGGTGCGTTCCTGCTCGGCGCCTTGCTGGAGGCACTGGTCCGCCGGGGGCCCGACGCCGGCCGGCTGAGGCTGGTCCGGCTGCTGGTGGGCACCGGGTTCATGGGCGCCTTCACCACCTACAGCACCCTGGCCGTGGAAGCCACCACCCTGGTCAATACCGGCCGCAGTGCCGATGCCGTCCTCTACGTCGGCGCCTCCGTGGTGGCCGGCGCGGTGGCAACCGTCGCGGGCATCCGCCTCGCAGCAGCCCAGCACGGCCGCACCACCCGCCGGCCGGGGCCGGCCGCCGCGAAGGAAGGACGCCGGTGA
- a CDS encoding universal stress protein: protein MTEPEKPQGPAGAVPYVPRKISGPVLMGVVPGQPLAVAHRAAELAFSLGVKLVCAYVDVTTYLAEEPDGSVEARPIDPDGIDDDIEGISASIAGDLREALGASGIDWSFVTLAGDPARALGRLAESTDASVIVVGTRERGLGARFEELLVGSVAVHLTHRQHRPVLVVPLAPHSRRQPKAGR from the coding sequence ATGACTGAGCCCGAGAAACCACAAGGCCCCGCCGGTGCCGTGCCCTACGTCCCCCGGAAGATCAGCGGTCCGGTGCTCATGGGCGTGGTGCCGGGCCAGCCGCTCGCGGTCGCCCACCGTGCCGCCGAACTGGCGTTCAGCCTGGGCGTGAAACTTGTCTGCGCCTACGTGGACGTCACCACGTACCTGGCGGAAGAGCCCGACGGCAGTGTGGAAGCCCGCCCCATCGACCCCGACGGGATCGACGACGACATCGAAGGGATCAGCGCCTCCATCGCCGGGGACCTCCGCGAAGCTTTGGGCGCCAGCGGGATCGACTGGTCCTTCGTGACCCTGGCGGGGGACCCGGCCCGGGCACTCGGACGGCTGGCCGAATCCACTGATGCCTCCGTCATCGTGGTGGGCACCCGGGAACGCGGGCTCGGCGCGCGGTTCGAGGAACTGCTGGTGGGATCCGTTGCCGTGCACCTGACCCACCGCCAGCACCGGCCCGTCCTGGTGGTCCCGCTGGCCCCGCATTCCAGGCGCCAGCCGAAGGCGGGACGCTGA
- a CDS encoding haloacid dehalogenase type II, with protein sequence MPEPLVIVFDVNETLSDMGPLADAFEQAGARRELARLWFATLLRDGFALAASGDNRAFAAIGADALRALLEAERVSGDLDAAVERVMAAMQDLSLHPDIPDGVRALAAAGHRLVTLTNGAAANTDKLLVAADIRDSFELLLSVADAAAWKPAKAAYHYAAASAGADPSGMLLVAVHPWDIHGAARAGLRTAWINRTGSRYPSYFQEPDIVVAALTELPDALAAAL encoded by the coding sequence ATGCCGGAACCGCTTGTCATCGTCTTTGACGTCAACGAGACACTCTCGGACATGGGACCGCTCGCGGACGCCTTTGAGCAGGCCGGTGCGCGGCGGGAACTGGCCAGGCTCTGGTTCGCAACGCTGCTGCGGGACGGTTTCGCCCTCGCCGCCAGCGGCGACAACCGGGCCTTCGCCGCCATTGGCGCCGACGCCCTCCGCGCCCTGCTGGAAGCCGAACGGGTTTCCGGGGACCTGGACGCCGCCGTCGAACGCGTCATGGCCGCAATGCAGGACCTCTCCCTCCACCCGGATATCCCCGACGGTGTACGCGCCCTGGCCGCGGCCGGGCACCGGCTGGTAACCCTGACCAACGGCGCGGCCGCCAACACGGACAAGCTGCTCGTGGCCGCGGATATCCGGGACAGCTTCGAGCTGCTGCTCTCCGTGGCGGACGCAGCCGCGTGGAAGCCCGCCAAGGCCGCTTACCACTATGCGGCAGCTTCCGCCGGAGCGGACCCTTCCGGGATGCTGCTGGTCGCCGTCCACCCCTGGGACATCCACGGGGCAGCCCGGGCCGGACTGCGGACCGCCTGGATCAACCGGACGGGCTCCCGGTACCCCTCCTACTTCCAGGAGCCGGACATCGTCGTCGCGGCCCTGACCGAACTGCCGGACGCCCTCGCCGCTGCCCTGTAA
- a CDS encoding DUF302 domain-containing protein: MTYTLATTVSLPWAEALERTREALAAQGFGILTEINIRSTFEAKLGSEAADAVGDYVILGACNPSLASRALAAEPQMGALLPCNVVVRRNNAADVTTVEAIDPQAMVQLSSAPAVKDVADDAGTRLRKALASLGKADG, from the coding sequence ATGACCTACACCCTGGCCACCACTGTTTCCCTTCCCTGGGCGGAGGCGCTGGAGCGCACCCGCGAAGCCCTCGCTGCCCAGGGGTTCGGGATCCTGACCGAAATCAATATCCGTTCCACCTTCGAAGCCAAGCTTGGCTCCGAGGCCGCGGACGCCGTCGGCGATTACGTCATCCTTGGCGCCTGCAATCCTTCCCTTGCCAGCCGCGCCCTGGCCGCCGAGCCGCAGATGGGCGCCCTGCTGCCCTGCAACGTGGTGGTGCGCCGGAACAACGCGGCGGATGTAACCACGGTGGAGGCCATCGATCCCCAAGCCATGGTGCAGCTCAGCAGCGCGCCTGCCGTCAAGGACGTGGCGGACGACGCCGGCACGCGCCTTCGGAAGGCCCTGGCCAGCCTGGGCAAGGCGGACGGGTAG
- a CDS encoding metal-sensitive transcriptional regulator yields MELNPTELTPVINRLKRAQGQLAAVTRMLEGGRDCKDVVTQLAAVSKALDRAGFAIIATGLEQCIVQKDETMDRKDLEKLFLSLA; encoded by the coding sequence ATGGAACTGAACCCAACAGAACTCACGCCCGTGATCAACCGCCTTAAGCGGGCACAGGGCCAGCTTGCCGCCGTCACCCGGATGCTCGAGGGAGGCCGCGACTGCAAGGACGTCGTCACCCAGCTGGCGGCCGTCTCCAAAGCCCTCGACCGTGCCGGCTTCGCCATCATCGCCACGGGTCTTGAGCAGTGCATCGTCCAGAAGGACGAAACCATGGACCGGAAGGACCTGGAGAAGCTCTTCCTCTCCCTCGCCTGA
- a CDS encoding rhodanese-like domain-containing protein, protein MTSPSKATAVTALAPEALQSWIKEHQDLVVIDVRSAAEFESMHIRGSYNVPLPLLSEHTDELAARLGSRVVLVCQSGVRAEQARQRMATVGLYTAYVLTGGVPGFAAAGGDVVKGKDRWDLERQVRLAAGSLVMLGLAGGKFVSPKVRMLAGAIGTGLTFSAATNTCAMGKALSAMPWNKAAKEPTRESAILQFPAQPADEGAAA, encoded by the coding sequence ATGACGTCCCCTTCCAAAGCAACAGCCGTTACCGCACTCGCCCCTGAGGCCCTGCAGTCCTGGATCAAGGAGCACCAGGACCTCGTGGTGATCGACGTGCGCTCCGCCGCTGAATTCGAATCCATGCACATCCGCGGCTCCTACAACGTGCCGCTTCCGCTGCTCTCCGAGCACACCGACGAACTCGCCGCCCGGCTGGGCAGCCGCGTAGTCCTGGTCTGCCAGTCCGGCGTCCGCGCCGAACAGGCCCGCCAGCGCATGGCCACTGTTGGCCTTTACACGGCCTACGTCCTCACCGGCGGGGTTCCCGGATTCGCGGCCGCGGGCGGCGATGTGGTCAAGGGCAAGGACCGCTGGGACCTGGAGCGCCAGGTCCGCCTGGCCGCCGGCTCCCTGGTGATGCTGGGCCTGGCCGGCGGCAAGTTCGTCTCCCCGAAGGTCCGCATGCTGGCCGGTGCCATCGGCACCGGGCTAACGTTCTCGGCCGCGACCAACACCTGCGCCATGGGCAAGGCCCTCTCGGCCATGCCCTGGAACAAGGCGGCCAAGGAGCCCACCCGCGAAAGCGCCATCCTGCAGTTCCCCGCGCAGCCGGCTGACGAGGGCGCAGCGGCATGA
- a CDS encoding sulfite exporter TauE/SafE family protein produces MIPALGLGLVVGVVLGVVGGGGSIIAVPALVYGVGMSPAQAIPTSLLVVGISSLAALLPRLREGLNWPVIALVGGAGIPAAWAGAAVGKLLDPNILMLAFAGIMVAAGIRMLSKPRESEGSCSTGPNRAFRSCAPKAVGVGLLVGFLTGLLGVGGGFLITPALTIFLGLRMKQAVGTSLAIIVVNSAAGFGAHAAGYTIDWATTLAFAIPAIVGSVVAARFARHLHDKHIRISFAVLIFAVAAWVTAGTVTA; encoded by the coding sequence ATGATCCCGGCCCTGGGTCTGGGGCTCGTCGTCGGCGTCGTACTGGGCGTAGTTGGCGGCGGCGGGTCCATCATTGCCGTTCCGGCCCTGGTGTACGGCGTGGGCATGAGCCCCGCCCAGGCCATTCCCACCTCCCTCCTGGTGGTGGGAATCTCCTCGCTGGCAGCCCTGCTCCCCCGGTTGCGGGAAGGCCTGAACTGGCCCGTGATCGCACTGGTGGGAGGTGCCGGCATCCCGGCAGCCTGGGCCGGTGCGGCCGTGGGCAAGCTGCTGGACCCGAACATCCTGATGCTGGCCTTCGCCGGGATCATGGTGGCCGCGGGCATCCGGATGCTCAGCAAGCCCCGCGAAAGCGAGGGGTCCTGCAGCACCGGGCCGAACCGGGCCTTCCGGTCCTGCGCCCCCAAAGCCGTGGGAGTGGGCCTGCTGGTCGGGTTCCTCACCGGACTCCTCGGCGTGGGCGGCGGCTTCCTCATCACCCCCGCGCTGACCATCTTCCTGGGACTGCGCATGAAGCAGGCCGTGGGAACGTCCCTGGCCATCATCGTGGTCAACTCGGCCGCAGGCTTTGGCGCACACGCCGCCGGCTACACCATCGACTGGGCCACCACCCTGGCGTTCGCCATCCCCGCGATCGTGGGATCGGTGGTTGCGGCCCGGTTTGCCCGCCACCTGCATGACAAGCACATCCGCATCTCTTTCGCGGTCCTCATCTTCGCCGTCGCGGCGTGGGTCACCGCCGGCACGGTCACCGCCTGA